In a single window of the Pseudomonas entomophila genome:
- a CDS encoding M16 family metallopeptidase — MSDRSAPRYTLFGLAIIVLVVAIALLLARPAQSDNAGKPATAARPAHALQSLAELDGKAPSRRQLNIQNWTTAEGARVLFVEARELPMFDLRVTFAAGSSQDGGTPGLAALANAMLNEGVAGKDVTAIAQGFEGLGADFGNGSYRDMAVASLRSLSAADKREPALQLFTEVVGKPTFPEDALKRIKNQILAGFEYEKQNPGKLAGKALFANLYGNHPYAHPSDGTAETIPGITLEQLRDFHKKAYSAGNAVIALVGDLDRGEAAAIAAQVSAGLPKGPALAKPEQPNEPKPGVTHIDFPSKQTHLMLAELGIDRNDPDWPALSLGNQILGGGAFGTRLMSEVREKRGLTYGVYSVFSPMQVRGPFMINLQTRAELSEGTLKLVQDILADYLKNGPTQQELDDAKRELAGSFPLSNASNASIVGQLGAIGFYDLPLSWLEDFMQQSQALTVEQVKAAMAKHLAADRLVIVTAGPKVPQKPLPAPTDKPAEQPLGVPEH, encoded by the coding sequence ATGAGTGATCGCAGCGCACCCCGCTACACCCTGTTCGGCCTGGCGATCATCGTGCTGGTGGTGGCCATCGCCCTGCTGCTGGCGCGCCCGGCCCAATCAGACAATGCCGGCAAGCCCGCCACCGCCGCCCGCCCGGCCCATGCACTGCAGTCGCTGGCCGAGCTGGACGGCAAGGCCCCGAGCCGCCGCCAGTTGAACATCCAGAACTGGACCACCGCCGAAGGCGCCCGGGTACTGTTCGTCGAGGCCCGCGAACTGCCAATGTTCGACCTGCGCGTCACCTTCGCCGCCGGCAGCAGCCAGGACGGCGGCACCCCCGGCCTGGCCGCACTGGCCAACGCCATGCTCAACGAGGGCGTAGCCGGTAAGGATGTGACCGCCATCGCTCAAGGCTTCGAAGGCCTGGGCGCGGACTTCGGCAACGGTTCCTATCGCGACATGGCTGTGGCCTCCCTGCGTAGCCTGAGCGCCGCGGACAAGCGTGAACCGGCCCTGCAGCTGTTCACCGAGGTGGTTGGCAAGCCGACCTTCCCCGAGGACGCTCTCAAGCGCATCAAGAACCAGATACTTGCCGGCTTCGAGTATGAGAAACAGAACCCCGGCAAGCTTGCAGGCAAGGCACTGTTCGCCAACCTGTACGGTAACCACCCCTACGCTCACCCCAGCGACGGCACCGCCGAGACCATCCCCGGCATCACCCTGGAGCAACTGCGCGACTTCCACAAGAAGGCCTACAGCGCTGGCAATGCGGTGATCGCCCTGGTCGGCGACCTCGACCGTGGCGAAGCCGCGGCCATCGCCGCCCAGGTGTCCGCCGGCCTACCCAAAGGGCCGGCACTGGCCAAGCCCGAGCAACCGAACGAACCCAAGCCGGGCGTGACCCATATCGACTTCCCGTCCAAGCAGACCCACCTGATGCTGGCCGAACTCGGTATCGACCGTAACGACCCGGACTGGCCCGCCCTGTCGCTGGGCAACCAGATCCTCGGCGGTGGTGCGTTCGGTACCCGCCTGATGAGTGAAGTTCGCGAAAAACGCGGCCTCACCTATGGCGTGTACTCGGTGTTCAGCCCGATGCAGGTGCGCGGCCCGTTCATGATCAACCTGCAAACCCGCGCCGAGCTTAGCGAAGGCACGCTCAAGCTGGTCCAGGACATCCTCGCCGACTACCTGAAGAATGGCCCGACCCAGCAAGAGCTGGACGACGCCAAGCGTGAACTGGCCGGCAGCTTCCCGCTGTCCAACGCCAGTAACGCGAGCATCGTCGGCCAACTGGGCGCGATCGGCTTCTACGACCTGCCGCTGAGCTGGCTGGAGGACTTCATGCAGCAGTCCCAGGCACTGACGGTCGAGCAGGTCAAGGCCGCCATGGCCAAGCACCTGGCCGCCGACCGGCTGGTGATCGTCACCGCCGGCCCCAAGGTGCCACAGAAGCCACTGCCGGCCCCCACTGACAAACCCGCCGAGCAGCCGCTCGGCGTACCGGAGCATTAA
- a CDS encoding TetR/AcrR family transcriptional regulator, whose translation MAPRMKTRERIVQNSLELFNQQGERSVSTNHIAAHMEISPGNLYYHFPNKQAIIAVLFNQYEELVDSFLRAPQGRAATVEDKRFYLKALLAAMWNYRFLHRDLEHLLDSDPELAARYRRFSRRCLQHGQAIYRGFVDAGILAMDATQIESLTINAWIVLTSWVRFLSTTREHTAHLGEEAFKRGVYQVVVLELGYVTPASRAAVQALCDEYHVPFNQALEH comes from the coding sequence ATGGCCCCGCGCATGAAGACCCGAGAGCGCATCGTGCAGAACAGCCTGGAGCTGTTCAACCAGCAGGGCGAGCGTAGCGTCAGCACCAACCACATTGCCGCGCACATGGAAATCTCGCCCGGCAACCTGTACTACCACTTCCCCAACAAGCAGGCGATCATCGCCGTGCTGTTCAACCAGTACGAAGAACTGGTCGACAGCTTCCTGCGCGCCCCCCAGGGGCGGGCCGCCACGGTCGAGGACAAACGCTTCTACCTCAAGGCCTTGCTGGCGGCGATGTGGAACTACCGCTTCCTCCACCGCGACCTGGAGCACCTGCTCGACAGCGACCCGGAGTTGGCCGCGCGCTATCGACGTTTTTCCCGGCGCTGCCTGCAACATGGCCAGGCCATCTACCGTGGTTTCGTCGACGCCGGGATCCTGGCCATGGATGCGACGCAGATCGAGTCGCTGACCATCAATGCCTGGATCGTCCTGACGTCCTGGGTACGTTTCCTCAGCACCACCCGCGAGCACACCGCCCACCTGGGTGAAGAAGCCTTCAAGCGTGGCGTCTATCAGGTGGTGGTGCTGGAACTGGGCTATGTCACCCCGGCCTCGCGGGCTGCCGTGCAGGCGCTGTGCGATGAGTATCACGTTCCGTTCAACCAGGCCCTGGAGCACTGA
- a CDS encoding GMC family oxidoreductase gives MPVPDPFRQGLERGWTTHDGSRLDQDLSLEADVAVIGSGAGGATTAELLSAAGLKVLLIEEGPLKTSSDFHLLEHEAYADLYQEGLGRLSKEGAITILQGRAVGGTTLVNWTSSFRTPPQTLEHWAREHGVKGLDGETLRPWFERMEQRLGIAPWAMPPNANNDVLRRGCEALGHRWAVIPRNVRGCWNLGYCGMGCPVNAKQSMLVTSIPATLDKGGELLYLARAERFSHDGQRIDHLQCQALDAKGIQPTGRQVRVRARHYVLAGGGINSPALLLRSQAPDPHQRLGKRTFLHLVNFSAAQFADRIDPYYGAPQSIYSDQFQWQGGVSGPVGYKLEVPPLHPALASTLLGGHGQDNALRMAELPHTHVMLALLRDGFNPDSPGGQVELRGDGSPVLDYPVTDYLRDGLRRAWHSMAQIQFAAGAHQVLPVHGDACYVETPDQAKALIDSLPLELLRMRLGSAHVMGGCALGEDPRQAVCDSLGRHHQLENLSIHDGSLFPTSIGANPQLSVYALAARLSDALIGRLANGA, from the coding sequence ATGCCCGTCCCAGATCCGTTTCGCCAAGGCCTTGAACGAGGCTGGACCACCCACGATGGCTCACGCCTGGACCAGGACCTGTCCCTCGAAGCCGATGTCGCCGTAATCGGCAGCGGTGCCGGTGGCGCCACCACGGCCGAACTGCTCAGCGCCGCCGGCCTGAAGGTGCTGCTGATCGAGGAAGGCCCTCTGAAGACCAGCAGCGACTTCCACCTGCTGGAACACGAGGCCTACGCCGACCTCTACCAGGAAGGGTTGGGGCGCCTGAGCAAGGAGGGCGCCATCACCATCCTCCAGGGCCGTGCAGTGGGTGGCACCACACTGGTCAACTGGACATCCAGCTTCCGTACACCACCGCAAACACTGGAGCATTGGGCCCGCGAGCACGGGGTGAAGGGCCTGGACGGCGAAACCCTGCGCCCCTGGTTCGAACGCATGGAGCAGCGCCTGGGGATCGCCCCGTGGGCAATGCCACCCAACGCCAACAACGACGTGCTGCGTCGAGGCTGCGAAGCCCTGGGCCACCGCTGGGCGGTCATCCCGCGCAACGTGCGCGGCTGCTGGAACCTGGGTTACTGCGGCATGGGCTGCCCGGTCAACGCCAAGCAGTCGATGCTGGTCACCAGCATCCCCGCCACCTTGGACAAGGGCGGCGAACTGCTCTACCTGGCCCGTGCCGAGCGCTTCAGCCATGACGGCCAGCGCATCGACCACCTGCAGTGCCAGGCCCTGGACGCCAAGGGTATCCAACCGACTGGGCGACAGGTCCGCGTACGCGCCCGTCACTATGTGCTGGCGGGTGGCGGCATCAACAGCCCGGCCCTGCTGCTACGCTCGCAGGCGCCCGACCCGCACCAGCGCCTGGGCAAGCGCACCTTCCTGCACCTGGTCAACTTCAGCGCCGCGCAATTCGCCGACAGGATCGACCCGTACTACGGCGCGCCGCAATCGATCTACAGTGACCAGTTCCAGTGGCAGGGCGGTGTCAGCGGCCCGGTCGGCTACAAGCTCGAGGTCCCCCCGCTGCACCCGGCCCTGGCCAGCACCCTGCTTGGCGGGCACGGCCAGGACAATGCCCTGCGCATGGCCGAGCTGCCCCACACCCACGTGATGCTGGCGCTGCTGCGCGATGGCTTCAACCCCGACAGCCCGGGCGGGCAGGTGGAACTGCGTGGCGACGGTTCGCCGGTGCTCGACTACCCCGTCACCGACTACCTGCGCGACGGCCTGCGCCGGGCCTGGCACAGCATGGCGCAGATCCAGTTCGCCGCCGGCGCTCACCAGGTGCTGCCGGTGCATGGCGACGCCTGCTACGTCGAAACGCCGGACCAGGCCAAGGCACTGATCGACAGCCTGCCCCTGGAGCTATTGCGCATGCGCCTGGGCAGTGCCCATGTCATGGGCGGCTGCGCCCTGGGCGAAGACCCGCGCCAGGCGGTGTGCGACAGCCTGGGCCGGCATCACCAGCTGGAGAACCTGTCGATCCACGACGGCTCGTTGTTCCCCACCAGCATCGGCGCCAACCCGCAGCTGTCGGTCTATGCCCTGGCCGCGCGGCTCAGCGACGCGCTGATCGGCCGCCTGGCAAACGGCGCATGA
- the rsmD gene encoding 16S rRNA (guanine(966)-N(2))-methyltransferase RsmD yields the protein MARPTSPARPAPGASKGPGQLRIIAGEWRSRRLAVPEGEGLRPTPDRVRETLFNWLAPYIEGAHVLDAFTGSGALVLEALSRGAENAVALDSNPTAIANLKHNLELLRCPRGQILQTDALRYLQGPTKQQFDLVFLDPPFHQDLLANTCNLLEQGQWLREQAWVYTESEAAPSSLPMPGNWRLHREKKTGQVHYALWQRVAADQ from the coding sequence ATGGCAAGACCCACCTCCCCAGCGCGCCCGGCACCGGGCGCCAGCAAGGGCCCCGGCCAACTGCGCATCATCGCCGGCGAGTGGCGCAGCCGCCGCCTGGCAGTGCCGGAAGGCGAGGGCCTGCGCCCCACGCCTGACCGCGTGCGCGAAACCCTGTTCAACTGGCTGGCACCCTACATCGAGGGCGCCCATGTGCTGGATGCTTTCACCGGCAGCGGCGCCCTGGTACTCGAGGCGCTGTCCCGTGGTGCCGAGAACGCAGTGGCGCTGGACAGCAACCCGACCGCCATCGCAAACCTCAAGCACAATCTCGAACTGCTGCGCTGCCCCCGTGGGCAGATCCTGCAGACCGACGCTCTGCGTTACCTGCAAGGCCCGACCAAGCAGCAGTTCGACCTGGTGTTCCTCGACCCGCCCTTCCACCAAGACCTGCTGGCCAACACCTGCAACCTGCTGGAACAAGGCCAGTGGCTGCGCGAACAGGCGTGGGTCTACACCGAGAGCGAGGCGGCACCGTCCTCACTACCCATGCCAGGCAACTGGCGCCTGCACCGCGAGAAGAAGACCGGCCAGGTGCACTATGCGCTGTGGCAGCGCGTGGCAGCCGACCAATAG
- a CDS encoding hydrolase: protein MPSLTATFRPATGLSNPHLQTLWGPLWRKLPDLSRNRERLWLADGDFLDLDWHGPHQPDAPLVLVLHGLTGSSNSPYVKGLQQALQARGWASVAVNWRGCSGEPNLLARSYHSGASEDLAETIRHLRAQRPLAPLYAVGYSLGGNVLLKYLGESGSASQLEAAVAVSVPFRLDQCADRIGLGFSKLYQAHFMREMLAYVQNKQRHFRDKGHQQGLDEIERLGPLRNLRTFWDFDGRVTAPLNGFSDAHDYYRRASSRYYLGENRTPTLIIHSSDDPFVFDHSLPSASELAAQTHFELHSRGGHVGFVDGSLRNPGYYLERRIPQWLLEGR, encoded by the coding sequence ATGCCCAGCCTCACCGCCACGTTCCGCCCGGCCACCGGCCTGTCCAACCCGCACCTGCAGACGCTGTGGGGCCCTCTCTGGCGCAAGCTTCCCGATCTGTCCCGCAACCGCGAACGCCTGTGGCTGGCCGACGGCGACTTCCTCGACCTCGACTGGCATGGCCCGCACCAGCCCGACGCCCCCCTGGTGCTGGTGCTGCACGGGCTGACCGGCTCTTCCAACTCCCCGTACGTCAAAGGTTTGCAGCAAGCACTGCAGGCACGTGGCTGGGCCAGTGTCGCGGTGAACTGGCGTGGTTGCTCGGGCGAGCCCAACCTGCTGGCGCGCAGCTACCACTCCGGGGCGAGCGAAGACTTGGCCGAGACCATCCGCCACCTGCGCGCCCAGCGGCCGCTGGCACCGCTGTACGCAGTGGGCTATTCGCTCGGAGGCAACGTGTTGCTCAAGTACCTGGGTGAGAGTGGTTCGGCCAGCCAGCTGGAAGCGGCGGTGGCGGTGTCGGTGCCGTTTCGTCTGGACCAGTGCGCCGATCGCATCGGGTTGGGCTTCTCGAAGCTCTACCAAGCGCATTTCATGCGCGAGATGCTGGCCTATGTGCAGAACAAGCAGCGGCATTTTCGTGACAAGGGCCATCAACAAGGGCTGGATGAGATCGAGCGCCTGGGGCCTTTGCGCAACCTGCGTACCTTCTGGGATTTCGATGGCCGGGTAACCGCGCCGCTCAACGGTTTCAGTGATGCCCACGATTATTATCGGCGTGCTTCAAGCCGCTACTACCTGGGCGAGAACCGCACCCCAACGCTGATCATCCACTCCAGCGACGATCCATTCGTGTTCGACCACAGCCTGCCAAGCGCCAGCGAGCTGGCAGCGCAAACGCACTTCGAGTTGCACAGCCGGGGCGGGCATGTGGGGTTTGTCGACGGCAGCCTGCGTAATCCGGGGTATTACCTGGAGCGGCGGATTCCGCAGTGGCTGCTGGAAGGTCGATAG
- the coaD gene encoding pantetheine-phosphate adenylyltransferase, which translates to MNRVLYPGTFDPITKGHGDLVERASRLFDHVIIAVAASPKKNPLFPLEQRVELAREVTKHLPNVEVIGFSSLLAHFAKEQGANVFLRGLRAVSDFEYEFQLANMNRQLAPDVESLFLTPSERYSFISSTLVREIAALGGDISKFVHPTVADALTERFRK; encoded by the coding sequence ATGAACCGAGTGTTGTACCCGGGTACTTTCGACCCCATTACCAAAGGCCATGGCGACCTGGTCGAGCGCGCCTCGCGGCTGTTCGACCATGTGATCATCGCCGTGGCGGCCAGCCCCAAGAAGAACCCCCTGTTCCCGCTGGAGCAACGGGTCGAGCTGGCCCGCGAGGTCACCAAGCACCTGCCCAATGTCGAAGTCATCGGCTTCTCCTCGCTGCTGGCGCATTTCGCCAAGGAACAGGGCGCGAACGTGTTCCTGCGCGGCCTGCGCGCAGTTTCCGACTTCGAATACGAGTTCCAGCTGGCCAACATGAACCGCCAGTTGGCGCCGGACGTCGAGAGCCTGTTCCTCACCCCTTCCGAGCGCTATTCGTTCATTTCCTCGACATTGGTCCGGGAAATCGCCGCGCTGGGCGGTGATATCAGCAAGTTCGTCCACCCCACCGTGGCCGACGCATTGACCGAGCGCTTCCGCAAGTAA
- a CDS encoding twin-arginine translocation pathway signal protein, whose translation MQRRDLLRFSLGASLFLGAASLIGCTKEAPSSGYQVLREDDLPLLQALIPIVLAGTQASTNTVLASLDHKLASLSPAMLKLTRQLFDVLSLPLTRGPLTGVWGSWDNATSMDVERFLDRWRTSSLNLLRQGHASLLQLLLMAWYERPEAWTACGYPGPPKV comes from the coding sequence ATGCAACGTCGCGACCTGCTCAGGTTCAGCCTGGGCGCCAGCCTGTTCCTCGGTGCCGCGAGCCTGATCGGCTGCACGAAAGAGGCGCCCTCCTCTGGCTATCAGGTGCTGCGCGAGGACGACCTGCCGCTGTTGCAGGCCTTGATCCCGATCGTGCTGGCGGGAACCCAGGCCTCCACCAATACCGTGCTCGCGAGCCTCGACCACAAGCTGGCGTCGCTCTCCCCGGCCATGCTCAAACTGACCCGGCAGTTGTTCGATGTGCTCAGCCTGCCCCTGACCCGTGGGCCGTTGACCGGAGTCTGGGGCAGCTGGGACAACGCCACGAGCATGGATGTGGAGCGGTTCCTGGATCGTTGGCGCACCAGCTCGTTGAACCTGTTGCGCCAGGGGCACGCCTCGCTGCTGCAGCTATTGCTGATGGCCTGGTATGAGCGCCCCGAGGCCTGGACCGCTTGCGGGTATCCGGGGCCGCCGAAGGTCTGA
- a CDS encoding coniferyl aldehyde dehydrogenase — MTSPAVLPPVQSDLDLQATFDAQRQAFASNPMPPAAQRRQWLKSLREALLADQETLIASIDADFSGRSRDETLIAELMPSVLGLRDAERHLQRWMRASRRKVGLAFQPASARVQYQPLGVVGIIVPWNYPLFLAIGPLTGALAAGNRVMLKLSESTPASGQALKALLERVFPSDLVSVVLGEVEVGQAFARLPFDHLLFTGATSVGRHVMLAAAQNLTPVTLELGGKSPAIVSANVPLDTAAERIAFGKTLNAGQTCVAPDYVLVPRERLGAFAEAYQRAVRSAYPRLADNPDYSAIINERQLARLNHLLDDARAQGAKVLDLYADEPRQGRRLPPHLLLEVHDGMQVMQDEIFGPLLPLVPYDRLDDALAYINQRPRPLALYYFGYDRSEQARVLRDTHSGGVCLNDTLLHVAQDDLPFGGIGPSGMGHYHGHEGFLTFSKAKAVLAKQRINAAKVIYPPYGKALQRLVYKLFIR; from the coding sequence ATGACCTCGCCTGCCGTTCTCCCTCCCGTGCAATCCGACCTCGACCTGCAAGCGACGTTCGACGCCCAGCGCCAGGCGTTCGCCAGCAACCCCATGCCCCCGGCCGCCCAGCGCCGGCAGTGGCTCAAGAGCCTGCGCGAGGCGCTGTTGGCGGACCAGGAAACCTTGATCGCCAGCATCGATGCCGACTTCAGTGGGCGTAGCCGCGATGAAACCCTGATCGCCGAGCTGATGCCCTCGGTGCTGGGCCTGCGCGATGCCGAGCGCCACCTGCAGCGCTGGATGCGCGCGTCGCGGCGCAAGGTCGGCCTGGCCTTCCAGCCCGCCAGTGCACGGGTGCAGTACCAGCCATTGGGGGTGGTGGGGATCATCGTGCCGTGGAACTACCCGCTGTTCCTCGCCATCGGCCCGCTGACCGGCGCCCTGGCTGCGGGAAACCGGGTGATGCTCAAGCTCAGCGAATCGACCCCCGCAAGCGGCCAGGCACTCAAGGCCCTACTGGAGCGGGTGTTCCCCAGCGACCTGGTCAGCGTCGTGCTGGGTGAGGTAGAGGTCGGCCAGGCCTTTGCCCGCCTGCCGTTCGACCACCTGTTGTTCACCGGCGCCACCAGCGTCGGCCGCCACGTGATGCTGGCGGCCGCGCAGAACCTCACCCCGGTGACCCTGGAGCTGGGCGGCAAGTCGCCGGCCATTGTCTCGGCAAATGTGCCGCTGGACACCGCCGCCGAGCGCATCGCCTTCGGCAAGACCCTCAACGCCGGGCAGACCTGTGTCGCCCCCGACTACGTGCTGGTGCCCCGCGAACGCCTGGGCGCCTTCGCCGAGGCCTACCAGCGCGCCGTGCGCAGCGCCTACCCGCGCCTCGCCGACAATCCCGACTACAGCGCGATCATCAACGAGCGCCAACTCGCCCGCCTGAACCACCTGCTGGACGACGCCCGTGCCCAGGGCGCCAAGGTGCTCGACCTGTATGCCGATGAGCCGCGCCAGGGCCGGCGCCTGCCGCCCCACCTGCTGCTGGAGGTTCACGACGGCATGCAAGTGATGCAGGACGAAATCTTCGGCCCGCTGCTGCCGCTGGTGCCCTACGACCGGCTCGACGATGCCCTGGCCTACATCAACCAGCGGCCACGGCCTCTGGCGCTCTACTACTTCGGCTACGACCGTAGCGAGCAGGCGCGGGTGCTGCGCGACACCCACTCCGGTGGCGTGTGCCTCAACGACACCCTGCTGCACGTGGCCCAGGACGACTTGCCGTTCGGCGGCATCGGCCCGTCCGGCATGGGGCATTACCATGGCCACGAAGGTTTCCTCACCTTCAGCAAGGCCAAGGCCGTGCTGGCCAAGCAGCGAATAAACGCTGCCAAGGTGATCTACCCGCCTTATGGCAAGGCCTTGCAGCGCCTGGTCTACAAGCTGTTCATCCGCTGA
- a CDS encoding M16 family metallopeptidase, with the protein MNALARRAAGLLLGTLCLPLVAFAADVQPTHEFILDNGLKVVVREDHRAPVVVSQIWYKVGSSYETPGQTGLSHALEHMMFKGSAKVGPGEASRILRDIGAEENAFTSDDYTAYYQELARDRLPVAFELEADRLASLRLPADEFRREIEVIKEERRLRTDDQPNAKAFELFRAMAYPASGYHTPTIGWMADLERMKVEELRHWYESWYAPNNATLVVVGDVTPDEVKNLAQKYFGPIPKRAVPPSKLPLELAEPGQRQLTLHVRTQLPSLIYGFNVPSLATSKEPRTVNALRLISALLDGGYSARLPARLERGQELVAGASSSYNAFTRGDSLFLVSATPNVQKHKTLADVEKGVWQLLDELKTTPPTAEELERVRAQVIAGLVYDRDSISSQATTIGMLETVGLSWKLIDSELDDLKRVTPQDIQDAARTYFTRERLSVAHVLPEESAHE; encoded by the coding sequence ATGAATGCTCTAGCCCGCCGTGCCGCTGGCCTGTTGCTCGGCACGCTGTGCCTGCCGCTGGTGGCCTTCGCCGCCGATGTGCAACCCACTCACGAATTCATCCTCGACAACGGCCTGAAGGTTGTCGTGCGCGAGGACCACCGCGCGCCAGTGGTGGTATCGCAGATCTGGTACAAGGTCGGTTCCAGCTACGAAACGCCAGGCCAGACCGGTCTTTCGCATGCCCTGGAGCACATGATGTTCAAGGGCAGCGCCAAGGTTGGCCCAGGCGAAGCCTCACGCATCCTGCGTGACATCGGCGCCGAAGAGAACGCCTTCACCAGCGACGACTACACCGCCTACTATCAAGAGCTGGCCCGCGACCGCCTGCCGGTAGCCTTCGAGCTGGAGGCCGACCGCCTGGCCAGCCTGCGCCTGCCGGCCGACGAATTCCGCCGTGAGATCGAGGTGATCAAGGAAGAGCGCCGGCTGCGCACCGACGACCAGCCCAACGCGAAGGCCTTCGAGCTGTTCCGCGCCATGGCCTACCCGGCCAGCGGCTACCACACCCCGACCATCGGCTGGATGGCCGACCTCGAACGCATGAAGGTCGAGGAACTGCGCCACTGGTACGAATCCTGGTACGCACCGAACAACGCCACCCTGGTGGTGGTCGGCGACGTCACCCCTGACGAGGTGAAGAACCTCGCACAGAAATACTTCGGCCCGATCCCCAAGCGCGCCGTGCCACCGAGCAAGCTGCCGCTGGAACTGGCCGAGCCGGGCCAGCGCCAACTGACCCTGCATGTACGCACGCAACTGCCCAGCCTGATCTACGGGTTCAATGTCCCAAGCCTGGCCACCAGCAAAGAGCCGCGCACCGTCAACGCCCTGCGCCTGATCTCCGCCCTGCTCGACGGCGGCTACAGCGCGCGCCTGCCGGCACGCCTGGAGCGCGGCCAGGAGCTGGTGGCCGGCGCCTCGTCCAGCTACAACGCCTTCACCCGGGGTGACAGCCTGTTCCTGGTTTCGGCCACGCCCAACGTGCAGAAGCACAAGACCCTCGCCGACGTCGAGAAAGGCGTCTGGCAACTGCTCGACGAGCTCAAGACCACCCCACCGACCGCTGAAGAGCTCGAGCGCGTGCGCGCCCAGGTGATCGCCGGCCTGGTCTACGACCGCGACTCGATCAGCAGCCAGGCCACCACCATCGGCATGCTGGAGACCGTCGGCCTGTCGTGGAAGTTGATCGACAGCGAGCTGGACGACCTCAAGCGCGTGACGCCTCAGGACATCCAGGACGCCGCCCGCACTTACTTCACCCGCGAACGCCTGAGCGTTGCCCATGTACTGCCCGAGGAGTCCGCTCATGAGTGA
- a CDS encoding sulfurtransferase, translating to MPLAQLITPQRLAERLDSPGLVILDCRFALEDVDYGQRSYAQGHIAGARFADLERDLSGPVVKGRTGRHPLPDAQRLVERLREWGLDDDSEVVLYDDGPGAFAARAWWLLAWLGKRDGVWILDGGLKAWHAAHLPLSLDPPARREGNFSGDPDMKLLIDAGHLAKRLGEADLTLIDARALPRFRGEVEPIDPVAGHIPGAQCAAFTDNLGADGRFLPAAQLKQRFAEKLGGRSPEHLVAYCGSGVTACHNLFALALAGYPLGRLYAGSWSEWINDPQHAVATGD from the coding sequence ATGCCCCTTGCGCAACTGATCACCCCGCAGCGACTGGCCGAGCGCCTGGACTCGCCCGGGCTGGTGATCCTCGACTGTCGTTTCGCCCTGGAAGATGTCGACTACGGCCAGCGCAGCTATGCCCAGGGGCATATCGCCGGGGCGCGTTTCGCCGACCTGGAGCGTGACCTGAGCGGGCCGGTGGTCAAGGGGCGTACCGGGCGGCATCCGTTGCCCGATGCGCAGCGCCTGGTCGAGCGCCTGCGTGAATGGGGCCTGGACGACGACAGCGAGGTGGTGCTCTACGACGACGGCCCTGGCGCGTTTGCCGCCCGTGCCTGGTGGCTGCTGGCCTGGCTGGGCAAGCGCGACGGGGTATGGATTCTCGATGGCGGCCTGAAAGCTTGGCACGCGGCACACCTGCCATTGAGCCTGGACCCGCCCGCGCGGCGTGAGGGCAACTTCAGCGGTGACCCGGACATGAAGCTGCTGATCGATGCCGGGCACCTGGCCAAGCGCTTGGGCGAGGCGGACCTGACCCTGATCGACGCCCGTGCGTTGCCGCGCTTCCGAGGCGAGGTCGAGCCGATCGACCCGGTGGCCGGGCACATCCCGGGTGCGCAATGTGCGGCCTTTACCGACAACCTTGGCGCCGACGGGCGTTTCCTGCCTGCCGCGCAGCTCAAGCAGCGTTTTGCCGAAAAGCTGGGTGGCCGCTCGCCGGAGCACCTGGTGGCCTATTGCGGCTCGGGCGTGACGGCCTGCCACAACCTGTTCGCCCTGGCGCTGGCGGGGTACCCGCTGGGGCGGTTGTATGCAGGCTCCTGGAGCGAGTGGATCAATGATCCGCAGCACGCAGTGGCGACAGGCGACTGA